A region of Candidatus Aramenus sp. CH1 DNA encodes the following proteins:
- a CDS encoding V-type ATP synthase subunit I, giving the protein MLFPETMTKVEVISLKDRVDSIVTEVLKFGMFEPKEPTEPISQGRIEGARRLLGEIQEHITKLKIIMDIAGLVLEAQGKMKLGGDWITTSEAVSKESSEEENKYAGLLEEIGKLRAEIDIYKAQMKELEPFSEVDVELERLSNLEYFDVIFATISRDQLEALKKEQGVFVSYKEVAGAKETKYAAIIIAPKNQLEHVTAKLGIRRLEIATGGSPRKAYDEVVTKAKNLEEILETARSQLAKKVRENSTSFRQLLGKLMTVRDALNLLSKVRVSENFAQLEGFVPEKKIKEIKAKLEKLGAFVDYAYPKRYGEKEEPPTYVNLPKRIKAIESVINIYGAPSYWELSPAIFLIVTFPIIFGLMFPDTGDALVVFLFSIWFYRYGVRKGSDNIKNLSLILIYSSVVAIFTGFLAREFFGPLLVGGLEELNPSQFPGDVGPLYSVWPIPLSVAQKLAFLLPFGDYATASSIENTMIFSVFLGSIALFVSSLVGVVNAVRKRDPEFLVFEKLPLLLIYIAPFLIFSYGIPQGLSNGVAYFDTEKAILGYVLHDITNPGSPDLSNPTAVFSYVMILWIEVAILFNWATKIILLRRHEHVSVGSAIGLGFMEGGFEAGLLLMSNTISFIRILVFALAHYYLLYAFSYMAYLVVGKPSLLAIFTNPAAIALIFVGNLLAIGLEGLIVFIQDMRLHFYEMFSKFYEGRGRQFEPALAYVEIE; this is encoded by the coding sequence TTGCTGTTCCCCGAGACCATGACCAAAGTGGAGGTAATATCCCTTAAGGACAGAGTAGACAGTATAGTCACTGAAGTGCTTAAGTTCGGCATGTTTGAGCCCAAGGAACCCACTGAGCCCATATCCCAAGGGAGGATAGAGGGAGCAAGGAGGTTGTTAGGCGAGATCCAGGAACACATTACAAAGCTCAAGATCATCATGGACATAGCAGGACTGGTGCTTGAGGCTCAAGGAAAGATGAAGCTGGGAGGCGACTGGATAACGACATCTGAGGCAGTATCAAAGGAGTCTTCTGAAGAGGAGAACAAGTACGCGGGGCTCTTGGAGGAGATAGGGAAGTTGAGGGCGGAAATAGACATCTACAAGGCGCAAATGAAGGAACTAGAGCCCTTCAGTGAAGTGGACGTAGAGCTAGAGAGGCTTTCCAACTTGGAGTACTTCGACGTTATTTTCGCGACGATATCCAGGGATCAACTTGAGGCTCTGAAGAAAGAGCAGGGCGTCTTCGTCAGCTATAAGGAAGTAGCAGGCGCTAAGGAGACTAAGTACGCCGCTATCATAATAGCGCCAAAGAACCAGTTAGAGCACGTTACTGCTAAGCTAGGAATAAGGAGACTGGAGATAGCAACCGGCGGTTCACCAAGAAAGGCATATGATGAAGTCGTCACTAAAGCCAAGAACCTCGAGGAAATCCTGGAAACAGCCAGGTCCCAGTTGGCCAAGAAGGTTAGGGAGAATTCGACCTCGTTTAGACAGCTCCTCGGAAAACTGATGACAGTCAGGGACGCACTAAACTTGTTGTCAAAGGTTAGAGTGTCGGAAAACTTCGCCCAACTAGAGGGCTTCGTGCCGGAGAAGAAGATCAAGGAGATAAAGGCGAAACTGGAGAAACTGGGAGCCTTCGTGGACTACGCCTACCCGAAGAGGTATGGGGAGAAGGAGGAACCACCAACATACGTGAACCTCCCTAAGAGGATAAAGGCAATAGAGTCTGTCATAAATATATACGGTGCTCCTTCCTACTGGGAGCTATCCCCAGCTATATTCCTGATAGTGACGTTCCCAATTATATTCGGGCTCATGTTCCCCGACACTGGTGACGCCCTAGTGGTGTTTCTGTTCTCCATATGGTTCTACAGATATGGGGTCAGGAAGGGTAGCGACAACATAAAGAACTTGTCGTTAATCCTAATATATTCCAGCGTTGTAGCGATCTTTACTGGGTTCTTGGCCAGGGAGTTCTTTGGGCCACTCTTAGTGGGAGGACTCGAGGAGTTAAACCCGTCCCAGTTCCCAGGAGACGTCGGACCATTATACAGCGTCTGGCCCATCCCCCTTAGCGTAGCCCAAAAGCTAGCGTTCCTATTGCCCTTTGGAGACTATGCCACCGCTTCGTCAATAGAGAACACAATGATATTCTCCGTATTCCTGGGTAGCATTGCCCTCTTCGTGAGCTCGCTTGTAGGAGTCGTAAACGCTGTAAGGAAGAGGGACCCAGAGTTCCTGGTGTTTGAGAAACTGCCCTTATTACTCATCTACATAGCCCCCTTCCTGATATTCTCTTACGGAATACCGCAGGGCCTCAGTAACGGTGTGGCCTACTTTGACACCGAGAAGGCCATCTTGGGATACGTGCTACACGACATAACTAACCCAGGGTCCCCAGACTTGAGCAATCCCACGGCGGTATTCAGCTACGTCATGATACTCTGGATAGAGGTAGCCATTCTCTTCAACTGGGCCACCAAAATAATCCTCCTCAGGAGGCACGAGCACGTTAGCGTGGGATCCGCCATAGGGTTAGGGTTTATGGAAGGCGGTTTTGAAGCTGGCCTACTACTGATGTCCAACACCATCTCCTTCATAAGGATCCTAGTGTTCGCCTTAGCCCACTACTACTTGCTATACGCCTTCTCCTATATGGCTTACCTAGTGGTAGGAAAGCCCAGCCTACTCGCTATATTCACCAACCCTGCGGCAATAGCCTTGATATTCGTCGGTAACTTGCTTGCCATAGGACTCGAGGGGTTAATAGTATTTATACAAGACATGAGGCTTCACTTCTACGAAATGTTCAGTAAGTTCTACGAGGGTAGGGGAAGACAGTTCGAGCCCGCGTTGGCCTACGTGGAAATAGAGTAA
- a CDS encoding V-type ATP synthase subunit E, translated as MATMEELLDEVIKKALDEIKRNADQSFEEAKRIVDKTYNDVLQSYSNKVRDLITKTKEEIEGERAKLDVENKRLVASEKNYWIEKVYEGVKDKIDVLLGSEKYKKGLEGVLSREAKNDVIVYCNSRDVNAVSSILNKLKIKAKVKEEKMLGGVKIEFPEQGLVKDFSLDLLLSQVFEAEKPKVAKILFGEE; from the coding sequence ATGGCCACAATGGAGGAGTTATTGGACGAGGTAATAAAAAAGGCGTTGGACGAAATAAAGAGGAACGCTGACCAGAGCTTCGAGGAAGCTAAGAGAATAGTCGACAAAACCTACAACGACGTTTTGCAGTCGTATTCAAACAAGGTCAGGGACCTAATAACCAAGACCAAGGAGGAAATAGAGGGAGAGAGGGCAAAGCTAGACGTGGAAAACAAGAGGTTAGTTGCCAGTGAAAAGAACTACTGGATAGAGAAGGTCTACGAGGGCGTTAAGGACAAGATCGACGTCCTCCTCGGGTCTGAGAAGTACAAGAAGGGGTTAGAGGGGGTACTGTCGAGGGAGGCAAAGAACGACGTAATTGTTTACTGCAATTCCAGGGACGTCAATGCAGTATCAAGTATTTTAAATAAGCTTAAAATTAAAGCAAAAGTCAAAGAAGAGAAAATGCTCGGAGGCGTCAAAATAGAGTTCCCGGAGCAGGGTCTAGTCAAGGACTTTTCCCTAGATCTACTATTAAGCCAAGTTTTTGAGGCTGAAAAGCCAAAGGTAGCCAAGATCTTGTTTGGTGAGGAGTAA
- a CDS encoding V-type ATP synthase subunit F — protein MGKILLMGDKYTASLFRMAGAEAQVVEDPFNLQKEIDNARKRGDVDLILITRDLYEPVKEKLEILISNQTKPLITVIPSPFSESKPMDVRRMILRALGFG, from the coding sequence ATGGGTAAAATTCTCCTCATGGGAGACAAGTACACCGCTTCCCTCTTCAGAATGGCAGGGGCAGAAGCTCAAGTAGTTGAGGATCCCTTTAACCTCCAAAAGGAGATCGACAACGCAAGGAAGAGAGGTGATGTAGACCTAATACTAATAACGAGGGACCTTTACGAACCCGTAAAGGAAAAACTAGAGATCCTTATATCAAATCAGACAAAACCTTTAATTACTGTGATACCTTCTCCATTTAGTGAATCTAAGCCTATGGACGTGAGAAGGATGATTTTAAGGGCTTTGGGCTTTGGGTGA
- a CDS encoding V-type ATP synthase subunit B yields the protein MEKTINVREYSNISSIRGTLMVVQGVTDAAYNELVEIELPNGEKRRGIVVDSYLGNAVVQVFEGTTGISPSSSTVKFLGRGLEVKISDEMLGRIFGPLGDPLDNGPPVISGEKRDINGSAINPAVREYPEEFIQTGISAIDGMNPLLRGQKLPIYSGSGLPGNILAAQIAKQATVLGEESNFAVVFGAIGIRYDEALFFRKFFEETGAINRVAMVMSLANEPPMTKILTPRTALTLAEYLAFEKEMHVLAILIDMTNYCEALREISASKEEIPGRGGYPGYMYTDLATIYERAGKVKGKKGSITQMPILTMPNDDMTHPIPDLTGYITEGQIVLDRALYNKGIYPPINVLMSLSRLGKDGIGEGKTRDDHKDLQNQLFASYARAIDTRGLAAIIGEDSLSEVDKKYLLFGEAFERKFIMQGVNENRSVETTLDIGWDVLSILPESELTNIKTSYIKKYHPAYRGKK from the coding sequence ATGGAGAAAACAATTAATGTAAGAGAATATTCAAATATTTCGAGCATCAGAGGAACTCTGATGGTAGTACAGGGGGTTACTGACGCTGCCTACAACGAGCTCGTCGAGATAGAGTTGCCCAACGGCGAGAAGAGAAGGGGGATAGTTGTAGACAGCTACTTGGGTAACGCGGTAGTACAAGTGTTCGAGGGAACCACTGGGATCTCTCCGTCTTCTTCTACTGTGAAGTTCCTAGGCAGGGGACTTGAGGTCAAGATATCTGACGAAATGCTGGGAAGGATATTTGGCCCCTTGGGCGATCCCCTCGACAATGGCCCCCCAGTAATTTCCGGAGAGAAGAGGGACATAAACGGCTCCGCCATAAACCCAGCAGTAAGAGAATACCCCGAGGAGTTTATCCAGACGGGTATCTCGGCAATAGATGGGATGAACCCCCTCCTTAGGGGGCAGAAGTTGCCAATATACAGTGGAAGCGGTCTCCCAGGGAACATCCTAGCAGCGCAGATAGCCAAGCAGGCAACAGTACTGGGAGAGGAGAGCAACTTCGCCGTAGTGTTCGGGGCTATAGGAATAAGGTACGACGAGGCGTTGTTCTTCAGGAAGTTCTTCGAGGAGACTGGGGCGATAAACAGGGTAGCCATGGTAATGAGCTTGGCCAACGAACCACCAATGACCAAGATTTTGACCCCAAGGACTGCCCTAACGTTAGCGGAGTACTTGGCGTTTGAGAAGGAGATGCATGTCCTAGCCATTCTAATAGACATGACCAACTACTGCGAAGCCCTCAGGGAGATCAGTGCTTCCAAGGAAGAGATCCCTGGCAGGGGAGGTTACCCGGGATATATGTACACTGACCTAGCTACGATCTACGAGAGGGCTGGAAAGGTAAAGGGAAAGAAGGGTTCCATAACCCAGATGCCAATCCTGACCATGCCCAACGACGACATGACTCACCCTATCCCAGACCTAACTGGTTACATCACTGAGGGACAAATAGTCTTGGACAGGGCGCTTTACAACAAGGGTATTTACCCGCCAATAAACGTCCTCATGAGCCTCTCTAGGCTTGGCAAGGACGGGATAGGAGAGGGCAAGACGAGAGATGACCACAAGGACCTCCAGAACCAGCTCTTTGCCTCCTACGCTAGGGCAATAGACACCAGGGGACTGGCCGCGATAATAGGCGAGGATAGCCTCTCTGAGGTGGACAAGAAGTACCTCCTCTTTGGAGAGGCCTTCGAAAGGAAGTTCATAATGCAGGGAGTAAACGAGAACAGGAGCGTTGAGACCACTCTGGACATAGGCTGGGACGTACTTTCAATCCTCCCAGAGAGTGAGTTGACAAACATAAAGACATCCTATATCAAGAAGTATCATCCAGCTTACCGTGGTAAGAAATGA
- a CDS encoding V-type ATP synthase subunit K (produces ATP from ADP in the presence of a proton gradient across the membrane; the K subunit is a nonenzymatic component which binds the dimeric form by interacting with the G and E subunits) translates to MERKYLLLLTLPLVLSALVAGAQAPSDTAQGFEGINIGAGLAIGLAVVGAGVAVGMAAAAGIGVLTERRDMFGTVLIFVIIGEGLAVYGILFGLLMLFAKI, encoded by the coding sequence ATGGAGAGAAAATACCTTTTGTTGTTAACACTACCTCTAGTTCTATCAGCTTTAGTAGCAGGCGCACAAGCGCCTTCAGACACCGCGCAGGGGTTTGAAGGTATCAACATAGGGGCAGGGCTTGCTATAGGACTGGCAGTCGTGGGAGCAGGAGTAGCAGTGGGAATGGCAGCTGCTGCTGGAATAGGAGTCCTCACAGAAAGGAGGGACATGTTCGGCACAGTGCTGATCTTCGTCATCATCGGCGAAGGACTTGCGGTGTACGGAATACTGTTCGGACTTCTAATGTTATTCGCAAAGATCTGA
- the pdxS gene encoding pyridoxal 5'-phosphate synthase lyase subunit PdxS, producing the protein MRLYSLSFNEIEEFFYKLAEFKDVLKDSGLLTFTPELQKDIPEVSEGTVRVKHAFPIFQKGGVVMDVTNVEQAKIAEEAGATAVMVLDKLPYDVRKAGGVARMADPKVIEEVMNSITIPVMAKVRIGHYYEAKVLEALGVDMIDESEVLTPADEEHHINKWEFKVPFVNGARNLGEALRRITEGTSMIRTKGEPGTGNVSEAVKHMKLMNSEIKSLVFMEEEDRVKKAREYQVPYQLVELVAKLRRLPIVNFAAGGIATPADAALMMWLGSDGIFVGSGIFKSQDHLERAKAVVLATANWEYPEIVLEAQKMISEQKSMMGIDIKTLKPEELLQVRGL; encoded by the coding sequence ATGCGGCTATATTCCTTGTCCTTTAACGAGATCGAGGAGTTCTTTTACAAGCTCGCCGAGTTTAAGGACGTGCTCAAGGACAGCGGCCTGCTTACTTTCACTCCGGAACTGCAGAAGGACATCCCAGAAGTGAGCGAGGGGACAGTCAGGGTAAAGCATGCTTTCCCCATCTTCCAGAAGGGTGGCGTGGTCATGGACGTGACTAACGTTGAGCAGGCGAAGATAGCTGAGGAGGCCGGGGCAACTGCGGTAATGGTACTGGACAAGTTGCCCTACGACGTTAGGAAAGCGGGAGGTGTGGCGAGGATGGCGGACCCAAAGGTAATAGAGGAGGTAATGAACTCCATTACGATACCCGTAATGGCCAAGGTGAGGATAGGCCACTACTACGAGGCTAAGGTTCTTGAGGCCCTTGGCGTGGACATGATAGACGAGAGCGAGGTCTTGACTCCCGCAGATGAGGAGCACCACATCAACAAGTGGGAGTTCAAGGTTCCCTTTGTCAACGGGGCGAGGAACTTGGGGGAGGCCTTGAGGAGGATTACAGAGGGGACGTCGATGATAAGGACAAAAGGCGAGCCCGGGACAGGAAACGTAAGCGAAGCAGTAAAGCACATGAAGCTCATGAACAGCGAGATAAAGAGCCTAGTTTTCATGGAGGAGGAAGACAGGGTGAAAAAGGCCAGAGAGTACCAGGTACCTTATCAGCTTGTGGAGTTAGTAGCTAAACTAAGGAGGTTGCCCATAGTCAACTTCGCCGCCGGAGGGATAGCTACGCCAGCAGATGCTGCGCTGATGATGTGGTTGGGCTCAGACGGTATCTTTGTTGGGTCGGGGATATTCAAGAGCCAAGACCACCTGGAAAGGGCTAAGGCAGTAGTCCTTGCTACCGCTAACTGGGAGTACCCTGAGATAGTCCTTGAGGCGCAGAAGATGATAAGCGAGCAGAAGTCGATGATGGGGATTGACATAAAGACGCTCAAGCCAGAGGAACTACTGCAGGTGAGGGGACTGTGA
- a CDS encoding ATP synthase subunit A produces the protein MENGRIVRVNGPLVVADNMKNAQMYEVVEVGEMRLVGEITRIEGDRAFIQVYEDTSGIKPGEVVYRTGAPLSAELGPGMLGQIFDGLERPLGRIAELTNNPFVARGVKVPSLDRQKKWHFVPKIKKGDKLSPGDIIGTVQETGLIEHRILVPPNKHGTVKEVVKEGDYTVEETIAVLDMEGDEVPLTMMQKWPVRIPRPFKEKLEPSEPLLTGVRVLDTIFPLAKGGTAAIPGPFGSGKTVTLQSLAKWSSAKIIIYVGCGERGNEMTDELRAFPTLKDPWTGRPLLERTILVANTSNMPVAAREASIYVGVTLGEYFRDQGYDVLVVADSTTRWAEALRDLGGRMEEMPAEEGFPSYLASRLAEYYERAGKVRTIGSDERYGSVTLASAVSPPGGDFTEPVTSNTLRFVRVFWPLDVNLARARHFPAINWIQGFSAYVDLVAKWWATNVDPDWKTMRDFMVKTLIREDELKQIVRLVGPESLAEKDKLALEEARIIKEAFLKQNAYDEIDAFASPQKQARMMRLIYLYHQLAQPLVEKGVTVKQITEKISVVTDIIRSKASIKNDELQKFNELEKTLKSQFEQLSKQGA, from the coding sequence ATGGAGAACGGAAGGATAGTCAGGGTTAACGGGCCACTCGTCGTGGCCGACAACATGAAGAACGCCCAGATGTACGAAGTGGTAGAAGTAGGAGAAATGAGGCTAGTTGGAGAGATAACAAGGATTGAAGGAGATAGGGCTTTCATACAAGTTTACGAGGACACTAGCGGTATAAAACCAGGAGAGGTCGTCTACAGGACGGGCGCGCCTCTTTCCGCTGAGCTTGGGCCTGGGATGTTGGGCCAGATATTTGACGGCCTAGAGAGGCCCTTGGGTAGGATAGCTGAGCTAACCAACAACCCGTTTGTGGCTAGGGGAGTTAAGGTACCTTCCCTTGACAGGCAGAAGAAGTGGCACTTTGTTCCGAAAATAAAGAAAGGCGACAAGCTTTCCCCAGGCGATATAATAGGTACCGTTCAAGAGACTGGGCTGATTGAACACAGAATACTTGTACCGCCCAACAAGCACGGCACAGTAAAGGAGGTTGTAAAGGAGGGAGACTACACTGTAGAGGAAACTATAGCCGTCCTAGACATGGAAGGAGACGAAGTACCGCTGACCATGATGCAGAAGTGGCCAGTTAGGATACCGAGGCCCTTCAAAGAGAAGCTCGAGCCGTCAGAGCCCCTCCTGACTGGGGTAAGAGTCCTCGACACCATATTCCCCCTGGCCAAGGGAGGTACAGCTGCAATTCCAGGACCTTTCGGCTCTGGTAAGACAGTGACCTTGCAGAGCCTCGCCAAGTGGAGCTCCGCTAAGATCATAATTTACGTGGGATGCGGAGAGAGGGGAAACGAGATGACAGACGAGTTGAGGGCGTTCCCCACGCTGAAGGACCCGTGGACTGGGAGGCCCCTCCTAGAAAGGACAATCCTCGTGGCCAACACAAGTAACATGCCAGTGGCAGCACGTGAGGCTAGCATCTACGTGGGCGTGACTTTGGGCGAGTACTTCAGGGATCAGGGCTACGACGTCCTCGTGGTAGCTGACAGCACGACTAGGTGGGCAGAAGCCTTAAGGGACCTGGGAGGAAGAATGGAGGAGATGCCAGCTGAGGAAGGTTTCCCCAGTTACCTAGCGTCCAGACTAGCTGAGTACTACGAGAGGGCAGGAAAGGTTAGGACAATAGGCTCTGACGAGAGGTATGGCTCAGTTACCCTTGCATCCGCTGTTTCCCCTCCAGGAGGCGACTTTACGGAACCAGTTACCAGTAACACCTTGAGGTTCGTGAGAGTGTTCTGGCCTTTGGACGTTAACTTGGCTAGGGCTAGGCACTTCCCTGCGATCAACTGGATACAAGGGTTCTCGGCCTACGTAGACTTAGTTGCCAAGTGGTGGGCAACTAACGTAGACCCAGACTGGAAGACCATGAGGGACTTCATGGTTAAGACATTGATCAGGGAAGACGAGCTCAAGCAGATAGTGAGACTAGTTGGACCAGAGTCCTTGGCAGAGAAGGACAAACTGGCGCTGGAAGAGGCGAGGATAATCAAGGAGGCGTTCCTCAAGCAGAACGCGTACGATGAAATAGACGCCTTTGCTTCCCCGCAGAAGCAGGCGAGGATGATGAGGTTGATATATCTATACCACCAGTTGGCTCAGCCCCTAGTGGAGAAGGGAGTTACGGTGAAGCAGATAACCGAAAAGATATCCGTGGTCACCGACATTATTAGGTCCAAGGCGTCCATAAAGAACGACGAGCTACAGAAGTTTAACGAGCTAGAGAAGACATTAAAGTCGCAGTTTGAACAGTTATCAAAGCAGGGTGCTTGA
- a CDS encoding V-type ATP synthase subunit D, with translation MSSQKVLPTKINLIQLRNQLKIVTTIKRLLENKREVLLIYLRTYAAEYEKLYSEVNQSLKEVYSSFLQAVTDEGITNIENIANSQSVKLNVKSSTKVIFGVKIPFTELEPSSIPEKPFSEVEVSPYLSQSYDEMREALIKVIKLVELESTIRSLVAELRKTQRLINAIDSSILPFYTSSIKYIRGILSDRARDDFIRLKFTRRVLQRRRASGG, from the coding sequence ATGAGCTCGCAGAAGGTACTGCCCACAAAGATCAACTTGATCCAGCTTAGGAACCAGCTGAAGATAGTCACCACGATAAAGAGGTTGTTGGAGAACAAAAGGGAAGTCCTTCTCATATACCTTAGGACTTACGCTGCTGAGTACGAGAAACTATACTCTGAGGTTAACCAGAGCCTCAAGGAGGTTTACAGCTCCTTCCTTCAAGCAGTCACAGACGAGGGTATCACCAACATTGAGAACATAGCCAACTCCCAGTCTGTGAAGCTTAACGTCAAGAGCTCGACTAAGGTCATATTCGGGGTTAAGATACCGTTTACTGAACTAGAACCAAGCAGTATTCCGGAGAAGCCCTTTAGCGAGGTAGAGGTATCTCCCTATCTCTCCCAGTCGTACGATGAGATGAGGGAAGCGTTGATCAAGGTTATAAAGCTAGTGGAGTTAGAGTCGACCATAAGGTCGCTGGTGGCAGAACTGAGGAAGACGCAACGCCTAATTAACGCCATAGACTCCAGTATATTGCCCTTCTACACTAGTTCTATAAAGTACATTAGGGGCATACTAAGTGACAGGGCGAGGGACGACTTCATAAGACTTAAGTTCACAAGGAGAGTACTACAGAGGAGGAGGGCAAGTGGAGGCTGA
- the proS gene encoding proline--tRNA ligase: MEIKREKWSKNFSEWLDWVLFEGEFYDYGRYPLKGVGIWLPYGFKLRKAVVDLIRKLLDETGHEEVLFPMLIPDSLLKKESEHIKGFEEEVYWITKGGSEELDVKLALRPTSETAITYMESLWIKSYKQLPKKYYQIVSVFRYETKATKPLIRLREVTTFKEAHTLHVDFDDAMRQVKEAIEIYKKFFDELGIPYVISQRPEWDKFPGAVVTYAFDTLMPDGRTLQIGTAHHLGQHFTKAFDYKIQKEDGTLDYPHQTSYGISERVIASLISIHGDDRGAVLVPSVAPIQVVVIPIPAKEQEGTSKVIDYAEKLRKKLEEGGVKVTVDKDMDKTPGEKFYIWEIKGVPIRAEVGLRELQNSSVTLKRRDTLEGKVVKFENVLEEVKKLMDDITQNLRKRAWENLNLRIRYAKSVEEANSLLEEGMIVEVPWCGEESCGLKVEEMTNAKVKGIPLEDRKTSDPCVVCKKPAKTVLRIAKTY, from the coding sequence GTGGAGATTAAGAGGGAGAAGTGGAGCAAGAACTTCAGCGAGTGGTTGGACTGGGTTTTATTTGAGGGAGAGTTCTACGACTACGGCAGGTACCCTCTGAAGGGGGTAGGGATATGGTTACCTTACGGCTTTAAGCTCAGGAAGGCTGTAGTGGACTTAATCAGGAAACTGCTCGACGAAACAGGGCACGAGGAAGTGCTCTTCCCAATGCTCATTCCAGACAGCTTGCTGAAAAAGGAGTCTGAGCACATCAAGGGGTTCGAGGAAGAGGTGTACTGGATAACGAAAGGGGGGAGCGAGGAGCTGGATGTGAAGCTAGCGCTAAGACCTACCTCGGAGACCGCGATAACGTACATGGAGAGCCTTTGGATAAAGAGCTACAAGCAGTTGCCAAAGAAGTACTACCAAATAGTGAGCGTCTTTAGATACGAGACCAAGGCCACCAAGCCGCTAATAAGGCTCAGGGAGGTGACCACATTCAAGGAGGCACACACGTTACACGTGGACTTCGACGACGCCATGAGACAGGTGAAGGAGGCCATAGAGATCTACAAGAAGTTCTTCGACGAGCTAGGCATACCCTACGTCATTTCGCAGAGGCCAGAGTGGGACAAGTTCCCTGGGGCAGTGGTTACTTACGCCTTTGACACCCTCATGCCCGACGGGAGGACGCTCCAGATAGGCACAGCCCACCACTTGGGGCAACACTTCACTAAGGCCTTTGACTATAAGATCCAAAAGGAGGACGGAACCCTCGACTACCCGCACCAGACAAGCTACGGTATCTCGGAGAGGGTCATCGCCTCGCTTATCTCCATACATGGAGACGACAGGGGCGCTGTCCTAGTCCCCTCTGTAGCTCCCATTCAAGTTGTGGTGATCCCCATTCCAGCCAAGGAGCAAGAGGGCACTAGCAAAGTAATTGACTATGCGGAGAAGCTGAGGAAGAAGCTAGAGGAAGGTGGAGTTAAGGTAACAGTGGATAAGGACATGGACAAGACTCCCGGTGAGAAGTTCTACATATGGGAGATCAAGGGGGTTCCCATAAGGGCGGAGGTAGGTCTCAGGGAGCTCCAGAACTCCTCGGTTACTCTGAAGAGGAGGGACACGTTGGAAGGTAAAGTGGTAAAGTTCGAAAACGTCTTAGAGGAAGTCAAGAAGCTCATGGATGACATTACGCAGAACCTCAGGAAGAGGGCGTGGGAAAACCTGAACTTGAGGATACGCTACGCCAAGAGTGTGGAGGAGGCAAACAGCTTGCTAGAGGAAGGAATGATAGTGGAAGTACCTTGGTGTGGCGAGGAGTCTTGCGGTCTCAAGGTAGAGGAAATGACCAACGCGAAGGTTAAGGGCATACCTTTAGAGGACAGGAAGACCTCTGACCCCTGCGTGGTCTGTAAAAAGCCCGCCAAAACAGTTCTGAGGATAGCAAAAACTTATTAG
- the pdxT gene encoding pyridoxal 5'-phosphate synthase glutaminase subunit PdxT, whose product MKVGVIAYQGSFEEHVLQLKRAMDALSIQGEVVKVKKPSELSQVDGVIIPGGESTTIGIVAQKLGVLDMLKEKVSQGLPVMGTCAGAIMLAKEVTDAKVGKKSQPLLGVMDATMVRNYYGRQRESFEAVLDFSVIGGGKAKVVFIRAPAITKVWGRTKELLSFGESKVMVQEDNMLATTFHPELSGTTAVHEYFLSTIKK is encoded by the coding sequence GTGAAGGTAGGAGTTATAGCCTACCAGGGGAGCTTCGAGGAGCACGTCCTCCAGCTGAAGAGGGCCATGGACGCGCTGTCGATCCAAGGGGAGGTAGTCAAAGTAAAGAAGCCGTCTGAGCTGTCCCAAGTCGACGGGGTAATAATCCCAGGGGGAGAGAGCACTACCATTGGCATAGTTGCCCAGAAGTTAGGCGTACTCGACATGTTAAAGGAAAAGGTATCTCAAGGACTTCCGGTCATGGGTACTTGCGCTGGGGCAATTATGTTGGCCAAAGAAGTGACAGACGCGAAGGTCGGGAAGAAGTCCCAACCCCTACTCGGCGTAATGGACGCTACAATGGTGAGGAACTATTACGGGAGACAGAGGGAGAGCTTCGAGGCAGTCCTGGACTTCTCGGTCATTGGAGGAGGCAAGGCGAAGGTAGTTTTCATTAGAGCTCCAGCAATAACTAAGGTGTGGGGAAGGACAAAGGAGTTACTGTCGTTCGGCGAGAGCAAAGTAATGGTTCAAGAGGACAACATGCTCGCTACCACGTTCCATCCGGAGCTCTCAGGGACTACAGCGGTACACGAGTACTTCTTGTCCACGATAAAGAAATAG
- a CDS encoding 30S ribosomal protein S26e, translating into MPKKRENRGRRKGDKGHVGYITCDNCGARIPEDKAICVTRPYSLVDATLAAELEKKGAIIPRYSVTKCYCINCAVHFGIVKIRAESERKSRATSF; encoded by the coding sequence TTGCCTAAGAAAAGGGAGAACAGGGGCAGAAGGAAGGGCGACAAGGGCCACGTTGGCTACATAACTTGCGATAACTGTGGTGCGAGGATCCCTGAGGACAAGGCAATATGTGTAACAAGGCCCTACAGTCTCGTCGACGCAACCTTGGCCGCTGAGTTGGAGAAGAAGGGCGCCATAATTCCGAGGTACTCGGTGACGAAGTGTTACTGCATTAACTGCGCGGTCCACTTTGGGATAGTGAAGATAAGGGCCGAGAGCGAAAGGAAGTCGAGGGCTACCTCGTTCTAA